A portion of the Limosilactobacillus reuteri genome contains these proteins:
- the ltrA gene encoding group II intron reverse transcriptase/maturase codes for MRQSQKTEQQADRLSRIGLENRKYTRARSTGYGEGKGMSVTIQDLVLDRNNLNQAYLRVKRNKGAAGVDDMTVNDLLPYLRENKTELIASLREGKYKPAPVKRVEIPKPNGGVRRLGIPTVVDRMVQQAVAQILTPIFERIFSDNSFGFRPHRGAHDAISKVVDLYNQGYRRVVDLDLKAYFDNVNHDLMIKYLQQYIDDPWTLRLIRKFLTSGVLDHGLFAKSEKGTPQGGPLSPLLANIYLNELDEELTRRGHHFVRYADDCNIYVKSQRAGERVMRSITQFLEKRLKVKVNPDKTKVGSPLRLKFLGFSLGVDHNGAYARPAKQSQQRVKKALKLLTKRNRGISLTRMFEEIHRKMRGWLQYYSIGKLTNFIQRLDKWLRVRIRQYIWKQWKKFKTKVTNLQKLGLSQRDAYVFASTRKGYWRTAHSKTLSYSLTNRKLEQLGLMNMSKTLQSIQCD; via the coding sequence GTGCGACAATCGCAGAAAACAGAACAACAAGCTGACCGCTTGTCGAGGATAGGTTTGGAAAACCGAAAGTACACAAGGGCGCGTAGTACCGGTTATGGTGAAGGTAAAGGTATGAGTGTCACTATCCAAGACCTGGTCTTGGATCGCAATAACCTTAATCAGGCTTATTTGCGAGTTAAGAGAAATAAAGGAGCAGCAGGCGTTGACGATATGACAGTCAATGACCTTCTGCCATATCTCAGAGAAAATAAGACGGAACTGATCGCTAGTTTGCGTGAGGGCAAGTATAAACCAGCTCCAGTCAAACGGGTAGAAATTCCGAAGCCTAATGGTGGAGTAAGAAGACTTGGAATACCAACGGTGGTGGACCGAATGGTTCAACAAGCTGTAGCCCAAATTCTTACGCCTATCTTTGAGCGTATTTTCTCTGATAATAGCTTTGGCTTCCGTCCCCACCGTGGGGCCCATGACGCTATTTCAAAAGTAGTAGATCTTTATAATCAAGGTTATCGAAGAGTTGTCGACTTAGACCTAAAAGCCTATTTTGATAACGTTAATCATGACTTGATGATTAAGTATCTCCAACAATATATTGATGACCCATGGACACTAAGACTCATTCGTAAGTTTCTAACTAGCGGAGTCTTAGACCATGGGCTTTTCGCTAAGAGTGAAAAAGGAACCCCACAAGGAGGGCCATTGTCACCACTACTGGCGAACATCTATCTAAATGAGTTGGACGAAGAGTTGACTAGACGTGGTCACCACTTTGTGCGCTATGCGGATGATTGTAACATCTATGTTAAAAGTCAACGAGCCGGAGAACGAGTAATGCGAAGCATTACCCAGTTTCTAGAAAAGCGCTTGAAAGTTAAAGTGAACCCAGATAAAACCAAAGTCGGTAGCCCGCTACGGTTGAAGTTTCTTGGCTTTTCGTTGGGTGTAGACCACAATGGGGCCTACGCCCGTCCAGCTAAGCAATCGCAACAACGAGTAAAGAAAGCACTGAAGTTATTAACTAAACGTAATCGTGGAATATCTCTGACAAGAATGTTTGAAGAAATTCATCGAAAAATGCGTGGGTGGCTTCAGTACTACTCAATTGGGAAACTAACTAACTTTATTCAACGCCTTGACAAGTGGTTGAGGGTCCGAATAAGGCAGTATATTTGGAAGCAATGGAAAAAGTTTAAAACTAAGGTAACTAACTTACAGAAGTTGGGGCTGTCCCAGCGTGATGCATATGTCTTCGCTAGTACCCGAAAGGGCTACTGGCGAACTGCACATAGTAAGACCTTGAGCTATTCTCTAACTAATAGAAAACTGGAACAACTCGGACTTATGAATATGTCCAAGACGCTCCAGTCAATTCAATGTGATTAA
- a CDS encoding L-lactate dehydrogenase, which yields MSKNHQKVVLVGDGAVGSSYAFAMAQQGIAEEFAIVDIIKERTEGDAMDLEDATAFTAPKNIYSADYDTCKDADLVVITAGAPQKPGETRLQLVDKNLKIIKSVVEPIVKSGFDGIFLVAANPVDILTYAVQKLSGFPKNKVVGSGTSLDSARLRVALGKKLHVDPRDVIANIMGEHGDSEFAAYSSATVGGKPLLDIAKDEGISEDELLKIEDDVRNKAYEIINRKGATFYGVATALMRISKAILRDENSVLPIGAPMNGEYGLNDLYIGTPAVVNASGVAKVIEVPLNDREKKAMADSAKQLEEVAKNGMAKLQGNN from the coding sequence ATGTCTAAGAATCATCAAAAAGTTGTTCTTGTTGGTGACGGTGCTGTCGGTTCAAGTTACGCCTTCGCAATGGCACAACAAGGAATTGCTGAAGAATTTGCTATTGTTGATATTATTAAGGAACGGACTGAAGGGGACGCAATGGACCTTGAAGACGCTACTGCCTTCACCGCTCCTAAGAATATCTACTCAGCAGATTACGACACTTGCAAAGATGCTGATTTAGTTGTTATTACTGCTGGTGCTCCACAAAAGCCTGGTGAAACTCGTCTTCAATTAGTTGACAAGAACTTGAAGATCATTAAGTCCGTTGTAGAACCAATCGTTAAGTCTGGTTTTGACGGAATCTTCTTAGTTGCAGCTAACCCAGTTGATATCCTTACCTATGCTGTTCAAAAGCTTTCTGGCTTCCCTAAGAACAAGGTTGTTGGTTCAGGTACTTCACTTGATTCCGCACGTCTTCGGGTTGCTCTTGGTAAGAAGCTTCATGTTGACCCTCGTGATGTTATTGCTAACATTATGGGTGAACACGGTGATTCCGAATTTGCTGCTTACTCAAGTGCTACTGTTGGTGGCAAGCCATTACTTGATATCGCTAAGGATGAAGGTATTTCAGAAGATGAATTACTTAAGATTGAAGATGATGTTCGTAACAAGGCATACGAAATCATTAACCGCAAAGGTGCTACCTTCTATGGTGTTGCCACTGCTTTAATGCGGATTTCAAAGGCTATTCTTCGTGATGAAAATTCTGTTCTCCCTATCGGTGCCCCAATGAACGGTGAATACGGACTTAACGACCTTTACATTGGTACTCCAGCTGTTGTAAATGCTTCTGGTGTTGCAAAGGTTATCGAAGTTCCACTTAATGACCGTGAAAAGAAGGCTATGGCCGACTCTGCTAAGCAATTGGAAGAAGTTGCTAAGAATGGTATGGCAAAGTTACAAGGTAATAATTAA
- a CDS encoding C69 family dipeptidase, with protein MQNKDACTSIMVGKKASLDGANYIARNEDRVKAIEPKRFLVKPAVKGRHKTYVSPYNKVTVALPEEGMRYTSTPTLDQTAGPNEEDGINEANMAASFTESVYANDRVLAYDPYVKNGLAEDSLCTLVLPYIHSAREGVEYTGKLIAELGSAEGNGMQFADADEIWYMEVVTGHQWVAVRIPDDCYAVTPNQVAIEDIDFDDPDNYMWADGIQEFVEEYQLNPDHDRWDFRHIFGTSTQKDRHYNTPRTWFAQRYLSPNASLGQRPEDSEMPFIRKAEFKIANEDIQYVLKSHFNETPYDPMGDAPERKTYRAISLSRTAQSHILQVRNLNKYKTSIHWIELGVPAFNPYVPFFANADDTDESYRNVPEKMNLESAFWLNEALAEVVESHYQEFMEKDEDYQKELNEWARRKIAQVDKEAASLERQALTDYLTGQNHEIATHYNERTKALFFELLTEGCELSKMSFKMDPNL; from the coding sequence ATGCAAAATAAAGATGCTTGTACATCAATCATGGTCGGTAAAAAGGCTTCTCTCGACGGTGCTAATTATATTGCTCGTAATGAAGATCGCGTAAAAGCAATTGAACCCAAGCGATTTTTAGTAAAACCGGCAGTAAAAGGACGCCACAAAACCTACGTATCACCTTACAATAAAGTAACTGTAGCCTTGCCGGAAGAGGGAATGCGTTATACTTCTACGCCTACCCTTGATCAAACAGCAGGACCTAATGAAGAAGATGGAATTAATGAAGCAAATATGGCAGCTTCCTTTACTGAGAGTGTTTATGCAAACGATCGGGTGTTAGCATATGATCCATACGTAAAAAATGGCCTGGCAGAAGACTCACTTTGTACTTTAGTATTACCGTATATTCATTCTGCCCGTGAAGGAGTTGAATATACTGGAAAATTAATTGCTGAATTGGGTTCTGCTGAGGGAAACGGAATGCAATTTGCAGATGCAGATGAGATTTGGTATATGGAAGTAGTAACTGGTCACCAATGGGTTGCAGTTCGGATTCCTGATGATTGTTATGCTGTTACTCCTAACCAGGTAGCGATTGAAGATATTGATTTTGACGATCCTGATAATTATATGTGGGCCGATGGAATTCAAGAGTTTGTTGAAGAATACCAATTAAACCCTGACCATGACCGGTGGGATTTCCGCCATATTTTTGGTACTAGTACACAAAAAGACCGTCACTACAATACACCGCGGACCTGGTTTGCTCAACGTTACCTTAGTCCTAATGCTTCATTAGGCCAACGTCCCGAAGATTCTGAAATGCCATTTATTCGTAAGGCTGAATTTAAGATTGCTAATGAAGACATCCAATATGTTTTAAAATCGCATTTTAATGAGACACCTTACGATCCAATGGGGGATGCTCCTGAACGTAAGACTTACCGGGCTATCTCTTTATCACGGACGGCCCAATCACATATTTTACAAGTGCGCAATCTGAATAAATATAAAACAAGTATTCATTGGATTGAATTAGGGGTCCCAGCCTTTAACCCTTATGTTCCGTTTTTTGCTAATGCTGACGATACTGATGAATCATATCGAAACGTACCGGAAAAAATGAACTTAGAGTCTGCATTCTGGTTAAATGAAGCCTTAGCAGAGGTTGTTGAAAGTCATTATCAAGAATTTATGGAAAAAGATGAAGACTACCAAAAGGAGCTAAATGAATGGGCACGCCGTAAAATTGCGCAGGTTGATAAAGAAGCAGCTAGTCTTGAAAGGCAGGCATTAACTGATTATCTAACTGGGCAAAATCATGAAATAGCTACCCATTATAATGAACGAACAAAGGCACTCTTCTTTGAATTATTAACTGAAGGCTGTGAGCTTTCAAAGATGTCATTTAAGATGGATCCCAACCTTTAA
- a CDS encoding Ldh family oxidoreductase, whose amino-acid sequence MRLQATYERHYLVEVFTKLGFNQDDSQLLADTLVDADLRGISSHGIQRLAWYRRMIKEGTIIPQNKAKIIRELPGSVLVDANQNMGQLATVLATQKIIEKAKKTGVAIAVIRNSNHFGTAGYYTRLALEAGLVGVALTNTRPLVVPTNATQAFLGSNAFAFGFPASPHPFMFDGATCVVSGGKIQVHAKKGEPLPGEWAVDKDRQVVTDAQEAEDILATAAFTEGEQKGGGVLTLGGNDEENSNYKGMGNSIVIELLTGILAQGSISADTVSGKHDFSQFVMVLNPAFFGDPEVLKKDATSMLNRIRQLEHIPGKEIWVPGDREYRLLAENKEKGVTIDEKTYQEMKEIGTELGIDVP is encoded by the coding sequence ATGAGACTTCAAGCAACCTATGAACGACATTATCTAGTAGAAGTTTTTACAAAATTGGGATTTAACCAGGATGACAGTCAATTATTAGCAGACACTTTAGTTGATGCGGATTTACGTGGGATCTCATCTCATGGAATTCAACGATTAGCATGGTATCGCCGGATGATTAAAGAGGGAACGATTATTCCCCAAAATAAGGCTAAAATCATTCGTGAGTTACCAGGCTCTGTCCTCGTTGACGCTAACCAAAATATGGGACAGCTCGCGACGGTTTTAGCGACTCAAAAAATAATTGAAAAGGCTAAGAAAACAGGGGTAGCAATTGCGGTTATTCGCAATTCTAATCACTTCGGCACCGCTGGTTACTATACAAGATTAGCGTTAGAAGCTGGATTGGTAGGAGTCGCCCTTACTAACACTCGTCCCTTGGTAGTCCCAACTAATGCTACTCAGGCTTTTCTTGGGTCTAATGCCTTTGCGTTTGGCTTTCCTGCTTCTCCACATCCATTTATGTTTGATGGTGCTACTTGTGTTGTTTCCGGTGGAAAAATTCAAGTTCATGCTAAAAAAGGCGAACCGTTGCCAGGTGAATGGGCAGTTGATAAAGATCGGCAGGTAGTAACTGATGCGCAAGAGGCAGAAGATATTCTTGCCACCGCGGCCTTTACTGAAGGGGAACAAAAAGGTGGAGGAGTTCTCACTCTTGGCGGAAATGATGAGGAAAATTCTAATTATAAGGGGATGGGAAACTCGATTGTAATTGAATTATTGACGGGTATTTTAGCCCAAGGATCTATCTCTGCCGATACTGTTAGTGGCAAACATGATTTTAGCCAATTTGTAATGGTTCTTAATCCAGCATTCTTTGGTGATCCAGAGGTATTGAAGAAAGATGCCACATCAATGTTAAATCGAATTCGTCAGCTTGAACATATTCCTGGTAAAGAAATTTGGGTACCCGGTGATCGTGAGTACCGTTTATTAGCAGAAAATAAAGAAAAAGGTGTCACGATTGATGAAAAGACCTATCAAGAAATGAAAGAAATAGGAACTGAACTTGGTATTGATGTTCCTTAA